CCGATGGTAGAGGGTTGAGTTGATACAGGCGCAGGTACTACTACTTCGTTTGAGACTACAGTATCGTCACCATTGTCTTCTAGCTCTCCTGCAGGCGTAGGCCTGATCTTTACTGTCCGGACAAGCTCGATTACCGCCGTGGTAAGATGGGAAGCGGCTGCGTCAAGCAATGAAACGGGCGAAAGCCCTTTGGCCCCAGCAAAATTCTTGGATGCGGTGATCAGATTGTTCGCCGTCGCCGAGAGTCTAGACTTAAGCTTGGCCTGCTTCTGGGCCAACTCTGCACTGCTTTGTGGTGCTTTATCGATATCTTGGGAGATTTGTCGTACATTGATAACTACATTCTTCATGTATTCAATCACCTTTTCAGGATCGCTGGAGCGCGCCGTCTGTAAAAGCTCATCAACCGAAACTTGAAACTTAGTAATATGAACATCCTTGATAACGCCATTCTCTGCGGTAAACCCAGTGTCCTTTGCATACTTAGCTGCATCTTGTATCGGTAGGCCAACTGAAGATACTCTCAAGGTACGTAGCTGAGTCTTTGTTTTCGCATATCGATTTCTCCAATCCTTAACTTCATCCTCTAGCTTGTTGACCATGGTCTCAAGTTGCTCCTCCCGTTCATAAGATGCAGTACTTCGTTCAGACAACACCCTCATTTCGCGAAGGAACTCCTGGGCTTCACTTCGAACGTCCTCGGTGATTTCTTGTTGCTCTCTGAGCTCAGCTCTGAGCTCTTCGTTTTCCCTTTTCAGATCTGCGTCGCTGGATCCCACGCTTTTACCAGCGTCCACAAGAGCAATTTGAAgctcttcaatttgagaCTTTAACTCTCTATCCGAATTGGCTTGTGAGTCCCGTGCTTGGTCAATTTCTGATTGTAGAGTGTCGTTGAGATTTTGTGCATCTGCAAGCCTATTTTCGAGATCTATTCTAAGGTCTTCCCATTCCTTTCTGTCCGCATCTGCTGATGCATCCCTTCCCCTTTGCTGGTCCATAACAATATTGAGTTCATCATCCTTCCGTTTCAAGTCGTCTTCCATGGAATCAAGTCGTTCTCGAAGCTCTGCTATTTGAGATTGGTAATCGTCGATAAGTTTCTGATCGTTCTGCGAAgttagaatacaattagagAGAAGAATATGCATTGATCTTACCTCTGAGCCCCCAATGCTTTTCTTACTCTCTCGATCTCTTGCTGCTCCCTCTAATCCAAAAGCATCcccgtcatcatcatcattatcttcaGGCCCGCTCTCGTCATCTTCAACCATAGTACTTTTGTTAGGTACAATTGTGTTGCTTTGAAAAGTTTTTGGTGTCGGTCGGCCGTAATCATTAGGTGGTACACCAGGTGAAGGTGGAATACCCAAACTACCATTTGGACCATTTGACGGCGCCATCCTTGACCCATTGCGCGATTCGCTTCTCTCACTTCTCCTCTCGCTTCTTATTGAATAGGGGCCAATAGAGCTGGCGTCTGAAGGTCGGCGCATACGGCTTGGACCTCTTGGTGGCAAATCTACAGGTGtgccattcccattcctacTTGGAGGTCCTCTCGTAGATACAGGACTACCCATACGACTTCTATCACCAGCCGTGAATTGCGGAAACCTTCGCTCCAATTCATAAAATACATCTGTAGCTAAATCTCTGAACCTGGGCGGTGGTAGCGTAGACAACTTTTGGCGGGCCTGATTTCGTTTCGGGTGGAACGTGTTTTTCGGCAACAAGTACGGCGGAGGTCCTTGATCATTTCTCTGTCCATTGGGAGTCCTTCTCCCTGCCTGCTGCCTCCGTAGAAGTTCATCAAAGACATCGGTACTAAGTTCCTGGAATTGAACAGGAGACAATCGTAGCAACTTATCTCGCGCTCTGTTGGGTCTAGGATTCcccttctcatctctcaGCGACGCTGCCAGGTATCGCTTTAACGAAACGTAGTGCTCTGATAGTAAGGCTTCGAATTGTTCATCTTTCTTGTCCTGCCCACTTTCGCTCCCTGCATATAAACCTGTGCCGATACTTGAACGGCCAATGGAGCTCGGAGGAGATGGATTGCCAGGGCTGCCACCAGAAGTACCTCTAGGCGGGAAATCCCCCCCATTCATTGTACCGTTTGATCCGCTCGATATCGGCGGTGAAGCAAGTTGTCCGCGATTCATCTGGTAGGGCGAATCGTTATCgtcttgatatttttcaattcctGACCATTCGTTGTTGCTTCCTATTGAAACTGGTGACAAAGGTCCATTGCGATTGTTCATCGTAAAGTCGCGGTTATGAATGGAATGAGCAACCCTTTGGACTCGGAGAATAGATCAGCGCAACCCTTCGATTATTGAAAAACAGGAGCGAGACACGTCGAAAGCTTAATAGCTGATGGTCAAGGTGCGAGAGTATGATATATCTTGTGATGTGATCAACACACGCAGATGCAGATAATTTCAGGCTGGAACAACTCAATAGTCTCCTTGAAACGAAGTGAATTGACAAGGTCGTTCGGTCAAAGCGAGATAGCGAAGCTGAAGGATTGGAAACTCGGGGCGATTAGAATGGTCGTATTTGCAGGAACGAACTCGTCTTGGTGTGGTAATGACTGTGTAACTGAATTGTTGTACAGCGACAATGAATTTGCCGTGGGCAGGTAGGGAGGCAGGCAGGTAGAGTAGACGAGGAAGACAAATAAACCGCGAGATGACGTTTGTACAATTTATTCTAGAAACCGCAATTCACCGTTCGATTTTTGAGAAGAACAGAGAATTTTGTTTGTGCGTAAGAAAGCAAGTACCGTTCCAATTCCAATGCAGAAGGCAAAGTGGTGGAGGGATAgatggctggctggctggatgGACGGGCGGATGGCTGCTTGTCTTGATGCAGGTGATAGAGAGCTAGGTAAATTCTCAGCAATTTAGAATGTATCCTGGGGATTACTCTTTTTCTCCAGTTGTCCCGCCAGTCAATCAAAAGAGGTCCCAAAGTCTCACAAGATACTTTTCTCTCCTGAATCTTGGGTTCACCGGGTTCACCAGGTTCACCAGGTTCACGTTCGCGTTTAGACTAGTGGTAGCTGCCTTTTACGGAAGTGGATgtggttggttggtggttTGATTTCCAGGAACGCCCGTCGCCCAGCGTCCAGGGGATCGATTAGATTGGGTCGATGGGCGGGTATTGATGTGGAAGGGAGGCCGACCAAGATTCTACACCTGTGTGTACCTGTGCCAGCTGTGCCAGCTGTGCCTATGCAGTCGATCGATGGGGAAATGGCTTGAAGTCAGGGGAAATTTGATCTCGATACTGATCACGCTGGCTCGACGTGTGCACAGCGTGCGAGGGCGTAGAAGAATG
The Botrytis cinerea B05.10 chromosome 5, complete sequence DNA segment above includes these coding regions:
- the Bcspa2 gene encoding Bcspa2: MNNRNGPLSPVSIGSNNEWSGIEKYQDDNDSPYQMNRGQLASPPISSGSNGTMNGGDFPPRGTSGGSPGNPSPPSSIGRSSIGTGLYAGSESGQDKKDEQFEALLSEHYVSLKRYLAASLRDEKGNPRPNRARDKLLRLSPVQFQELSTDVFDELLRRQQAGRRTPNGQRNDQGPPPYLLPKNTFHPKRNQARQKLSTLPPPRFRDLATDVFYELERRFPQFTAGDRSRMGSPVSTRGPPSRNGNGTPVDLPPRGPSRMRRPSDASSIGPYSIRSERRSERSESRNGSRMAPSNGPNGSLGIPPSPGVPPNDYGRPTPKTFQSNTIVPNKSTMVEDDESGPEDNDDDDGDAFGLEGAARDRESKKSIGGSENDQKLIDDYQSQIAELRERLDSMEDDLKRKDDELNIVMDQQRGRDASADADRKEWEDLRIDLENRLADAQNLNDTLQSEIDQARDSQANSDRELKSQIEELQIALVDAGKSVGSSDADLKRENEELRAELREQQEITEDVRSEAQEFLREMRVLSERSTASYEREEQLETMVNKLEDEVKDWRNRYAKTKTQLRTLRVSSVGLPIQDAAKYAKDTGFTAENGVIKDVHITKFQVSVDELLQTARSSDPEKVIEYMKNVVINVRQISQDIDKAPQSSAELAQKQAKLKSRLSATANNLITASKNFAGAKGLSPVSLLDAAASHLTTAVIELVRTVKIRPTPAGELEDNGDDTVVSNEVVVPAPVSTQPSTIGGLFSSKSATTTEPKPAATKPSTGGIFGFFASREVKQENVPPQQEAVQPQIENVQSQNDDSKQSMDSPRQSLDNYDRQSEDLPRESFDDYVPGPFLGLGNNRASTNSSMYSPINSPRESIVIPTSSVKDTLKAAEPSPRENPLSPMTNGVEPVNGSAKPLPLALQVPRGPPSAPPSAPPSPLPAPMGVGFGLRSQDTDIEDLKIYLEDQTALLVQNIQSLVSSIRSEGGINAISTQIDAIANVVGEVVASTEEAMVNNPEIRSQCQPVLTKLSGCREQIMAAGEEGREIAIEGREDDKGDAEWRAWNQSLPPIAFEIARETKELVLRVDVLDGEGGGDDDFS